Proteins encoded in a region of the Triticum dicoccoides isolate Atlit2015 ecotype Zavitan chromosome 3A, WEW_v2.0, whole genome shotgun sequence genome:
- the LOC119272142 gene encoding beta-glucosidase BoGH3B-like, with amino-acid sequence MAFLGSYRASVLLLLTCASCILMPAAADYAKYKDPKQLLNRRISDLLARMTVAEKIGQMSQIERENATADVVKEFFIGSVLSGGGSVPATNATPEAWVRMVNEMQRGALSTRLGIPMLYGIDAVHGHGNVYRATIFPHNVGLGCTRDPELAKKIGAAVALEVRATGIPYVFAPCMAVCRDPRWGRCYESFSEDTKLVQQMASVISGFQGEIPAGGRRGAPYVAAGQRNVAACSKHYVGDGGTAGGANEGDTAATFHDLLSVHMPPYYSAVAQGVSTVMVSFSSWNGAKMHANRFLITDFLKTTLRFRGFVISDWGGIERITTPKGADYMLSVKLAIMAGIDMIMIPYTYTEFIDDLSTLVQNGTIPMSRIDDAVRRILRVKFTMGLFENPYADFSLAGELGKQEHRDLAREAVRKSLVLLKNGKAGEKPLLPLPKNAGSILVAGSHAHDLGNQCGGWTITWQGVAGNNLTTGTTILDGIKHAVGHGTDVVYSENPDAGFMRQNKARFDYAVVVVGELPYAESFGDNLNLTVPAPGPSVIRDVCGSVRCAVVLVSGRPLVVEPYMDAIDALVAAWLPGTEGQGVLDCIAPVYASATPQAAAAPRRAVAIFDRATATMSGSVASGSSTASYLPASLAALLSRPLDSAAAASLPIGTRSVGSFFSSSPGTTLVVRTSSATTDDSLVGNMP; translated from the exons ATGGCGTTCCTCGGTAGCTACAGGGCGAGCGTTTTGCTGCTCCTGACATGCGCTAGTTGCATTTTGATGCCGGCGGCAGCCGACTATGCCAAGTACAAGGACCCGAAGCAGCTGCTCAACAGGCGGATCAGCGACCTGCTGGCGCGGATGACCGTCGCCGAGAAGATCGGCCAGATGTCTCAGATCGAGCGGGAGAACGCCACCGCCGACGTCGTCAAGGAGTTCTTCATAG GCAGCGTGCTGAGCGGCGGGGGCAGCGTCCCGGCGACGAACGCGACGCCGGAGGCGTGGGTGAGGATGGTGAACGAGATGCAGAGGGGCGCGCTCTCCACGCGCCTCGGCATCCCCATGCTCTACGGCATCGACGCCGTCCACGGCCACGGCAACGTCTACAGGGCCACCATCTTCCCGCACAACGTCGGCCTCGGCTGCACCAG GGACCCGGAGCTAGCGAAGAAGatcggggcggcggtggcgctggAGGTGAGAGCCACGGGGATACCGTACGTGTTCGCTCCGTGCATGGCGGTGTGCAGGGACCCCAGGTGGGGCCGCTGCTACGAGAGCTTCAGCGAGGACACTAAGCTGGTGCAGCAGATGGCCTCCGTCATCTCTGGCTTCCAGGGCGAGATCCCGGCCGGCGGCCGCCGCGGCGCGCCCTACGTCGCCGCCGGGCAGCGCAACGTCGCGGCGTGCTCCAAGCACTACGTCGGCGACGGCGGCACGGCCGGCGGCGCCAACGAGGGCGACACGGCGGCCACTTTCCACGACCTGCTCAGCGTCCACATGCCGCCCTACTACAGCGCCGTCGCCCAGGGCGTCTCCACCGTGATGGTCTCCTTCTCCAGCTGGAACGGCGCCAAGATGCACGCCAACCGTTTCCTCATCACCGACTTCCTCAAAACCACGCTCAGATTCAGG GGTTTTGTGATTTCGGATTGGGGAGGGATTGAAAGGATAACGACACCTAAAGGTGCCGACTACATGCTGTCCGTCAAGCTGGCAATCATGGCCGGCATCGACATG ATCATGATCCCGTACACATACACGGAGTTCATCGACGACCTCAGCACCTTGGTGCAGAACGGAACCATTCCGATGAGCAGGATCGACGACGCCGTCCGGCGGATCCTCCGTGTCAAGTTCACCATGGGTCTGTTCGAGAACCCCTACGCCGACTTCAGCCTCGCCGGCGAGCTCGGCAAACAGGAGCACCGCGACCTGGCGCGGGAGGCCGTGAGGAAGTCCCTCGTCCTGCTCAAGAACGGCAAGGCCGGCGAGAAGCCGCTGCTGCCGCTGCCCAAGAACGCGGGGAGCATCCTGGTCGCCGGCAGCCACGCCCACGACCTCGGCAACCAGTGCGGTGGCTGGACCATCACCTGGCAGGGCGTCGCCGGCAACAACCTCACCACCG GGACTACGATCCTGGATGGCATCAAGCACGCCGTGGGGCACGGCACGGACGTGGTCTACTCCGAGAACCCCGACGCCGGCTTCATGCGGCAGAACAAGGCCCGCTTCGActacgccgtcgtcgtcgtcggcgaGCTGCCCTACGCCGAGTCCTTCGGCGACAACCTCAACCTGACCGTGCCGGCGCCCGGCCCCAGCGTGATCCGGGACGTGTGCGGCAGCGTCAGGTGCGCCGTGGTGCTGGTCTCCGGCAGGCCGCTTGTCGTAGAGCCGTACATGGACGCGATCGACGCGCTGGTTGCGGCGTGGCTGCCGGGGACGGAGGGGCAGGGCGTATTAGACTGTATAGCTCCT GTCTACGCTTCCGCTacaccccaagccgccgccgccccacgtcgCGCCGTCGCCATCTTCGATCGCGCCACCGCCACCATGTCGGGATCCGTCGCCTCGGGCTCCTCCACGGCCAGCTACCTGCCGGCCTCCCTGGCGGCCCTCCTCTCCCGGCCCCTCGACTCCGCCGCGGCTGCTTCACTCCCGATCGGGACGAGGAGCGTCGGCTCCTTCTTCTCCTCGTCGCCGGGAACCACGCTGGTGGTCCGCACTTCCAGCGCCACGACGGACGactcccttgttggaaatatgccctag
- the LOC119271476 gene encoding uncharacterized protein LOC119271476: MATRGATSGLTPGIAAANSAGRFWALAEAGTGDSDDDDGDSDGGPEGTSSPTPSDAICKPCGWDILRKRWLCWWTWRFRPTIRRGVACGQRTRSKSLDAWFIDGRRLYRRGRGPKVIFRTTALIRMWSLLTRWRPGSVWLLGLPDERWQHGIFSIGLDDGHLIG; this comes from the exons ATGGCGACTCGGGGGGCGACTTCGGGGCTGACTCCGGGGATCGCCGCTGCTAACTCCGCCGGCCGGTTTTGGGCGCTGGCCGAGGCTGGCACCGGCGACTCTGACGACGACGATGGCGATTCGGATGGCGGGCCTGAGGGCACGTCGTCCCCCACCCCATCTGATGCGATTTGCAAGCCCTGCGGGTGGGATATCCTGAGGAAGAGGTGGCTCTGCTGGTGGACATGGCGATTCCGTCCGACGATCCGGCGAGGAGTGGCTTGCGGGCAGAGGACAAGATCGAAATCGTTAGACGCGTGGTTCATCGACGGACGGCGGCTATATCGCCGTGGAAGGGGCCCTAAG gttatcttcagaaccactgcattgatccgtatgtggtcgctactcactcgatGGAGGCCAGGGAGTGTTTGGTTACTGGGTCTACCCGATGAGAGATGGCAGCACGGAATATTTTCAatcggtttggatgacggtcatctaataggatag
- the LOC119267835 gene encoding replication protein A 14 kDa subunit-like, whose translation MDTSAPSPFVNGETLKTFLGRRVRTVVQVQHNEGGVLLGLSTDGHQLTIRGASGAPEPPHYIEVIGIADSSLSIRAESCTDFGENFDGVAFNGLCKLVNDKYNYLFL comes from the exons ATGGATACTTCAGCTCCTTCGCCATTTGTCAATGGAGAGACTCTGAAGACGTTTCTTGGGCGACGAGTGCGCACAGTGGTTCAAGTCCAACACAATGAAGGTGGAGTTCTTCTCGGGCTGTCCACTGATGGGCATCAGTTGACTATCAGAGGTGCTTCTGGTGCCCCTGAACCACCACACTACATCGAGGTTATTGGGATCGCTGACAGCAGCCTGTCCATTCGTGCTGAATCTTGCACTGATTTTGGTGAAAACTTTG ATGGTGTGGCATTCAACGGGCTATGCAAGCTTGTGAACGACAAGTACAATTACCTGTTCCTGTAG
- the LOC119271477 gene encoding trinucleotide repeat-containing gene 18 protein-like, with protein MQGHADSESGLATAPSSPTRYLCSGRDGECDEDGGGIHYFFSAPASPVHYILRSPPASSASVHYAPSTDGDFCTAPGDFEFAARHRGIDGAGATTTMSSAEELFLSGRIRVGGLSPIRQETDCREQQGEDGEDEGGVEGRSPRPRRTRSASPPRSPRLAKTAEPADFLASASSSSSSSSSSAKTMRRRISLRDLLGRTCSDPSMRPPAPITTAAERSGSWLPSIWPARAKKALPSPAPQPARRSVSSVRAAPGGAGRDEAPRRRTTSLPYRQGLVLGCLGLGARSYGLAKSMHPLSTR; from the coding sequence ATGCAGGGCCACGCTGACAGCGAGAGCGGCCTCGCCACCGCGCCTTCCAGCCCCACACGCTACCTCTGCTCCGGGCGAGACGGTGAGTGTGACGAAGACGGCGGAGGCATCCATTACTTCTTCAGCGCCCCGGCCAGCCCCGTGCACTACATCCTCCGTTCGCCGCCAGCGTCCTCCGCGTCGGTCCACTACGCTCCCTCCACGGATGGAGACTTCTGCACGGCCCCCGGCGACTTCGAGTTCGCCGCGCGCCACCGCGGTATCGacggcgccggcgccaccaccaccatgAGCTCCGCCGAGGAGCTGTTCCTATCCGGCCGCATCCGCGTAGGTGGCCTCTCCCCCATCCGCCAAGAAACGGATTGCAGGGAGCAGCAGGGGGAGGACGGTGAAGACGAGGGCGGCGTCGAAGGCCGCTCGCCGCGGCCTCGCCGGACCAGGTCGGCTTCGCCGCCCCGGAGCCCGCGGCTCGCCAAGACTGCAGAGCCTGCCGACTTCTTGGCATCAGCGTcgtcgtcatcctcctcctcctcttcctctgccaagACCATGCGGCGGAGGATATCGCTGCGGGACCTCCTCGGCCGCACCTGCAGCGATCCCTCGATGAGGCCGCCGGCCCCTATTACCACCGCCGCCGAGAGGTCAGGATCCTGGCTGCCATCTATCTGGCCGGCGCGGGCCAAGAAAGCTCTGCCCTCCCCGGCGCCGCAGCCTGCTCGCCGGTCAGTTTCGTCGGTCAGGGCAGCaccgggcggcgcggggcgcgaTGAGGCGCCGCGGCGGCGCACAACGTCTCTGCCGTACCGGCAAGGCCTGGTTCTTGGATGCCTCGGCCTAGGAGCCCGGAGCTACGGGCTCGCAAAGTCCATGCACCCCCTCTCCACGCGGTGA